The following are encoded in a window of Vigna unguiculata cultivar IT97K-499-35 chromosome 8, ASM411807v1, whole genome shotgun sequence genomic DNA:
- the LOC114194141 gene encoding myosin-3, producing MAFSVSLRPTTSPSHSQLFCSVRFNSRRRGNRLGFESDGGRICRRSRNSVGVGVRSVLNDNRPSVNDYGAAESARVLFERLFDPTQSRFSGEEPDLRILESDLEAALAALKKKEDHLMEAERTVLLENSKLKHTKEELERQESEIEAAKVRYEKLREEMKETTDKLVAQASQVEELKLKVRDRDHEIDAVQYGLRLKEEEVEKMRVELEVKSQEAAVLDSELREKGKLLDEANEIMNKQRVELEELKKAVGEKEEEIEVFLVQREVEREKLKVAEANLEKQAMDWLLAQEELKRLGEDAARHAEESNQTLEDFRRVKKLLNDVRSELVSSQQALASSRSKMEEQERLLEQQLFELSEQRASVMSYMENLKDAQTEVESERTKLRVAEVRNKELERDLKMEKELINELEAELKKERTSLAQAVTEMDLLQQELGKKSAEFRETSAVLQVKESELVDAKLEIQRLKSEKASLQGILEEKDVELSNARNMMVEANQEISDLKMLMNSKETQLIEATNMLREKEEHVKIIQSELNDTNQKAFEAETVIERILDLTNKLVTSIKDEDTNSSRPLLDGMGNQLLEQLSEEPAIGMRWQQKGLEKELELAKENLKKKEMEVLAAQRALTIKDEELKMTLLRLDAKEEELKKVREEVTEDSNDLKRLYALAQEKIGEVSLGDLAIEKLQLEAAQLEVEAATNALQKLAEMSKAILSVEADNCISVVPIYDKASNSVTDISKSDCFSEVKAGVARLSALSEQLVMEAGIAAAN from the exons ATGGCTTTCTCCGTTTCGCTTCGCCCTACCACTTCTCCATCTCACTCACAG CTGTTTTGCTCTGTTAGGTTCAATAGTAGGCGTCGTGGTAATCGATTAGGTTTCGAGTCGGACGGCGGGAGAATATGTCGTCGTTCACGGAACagtgttggtgttggtgttaGGTCGGTGTTGAACGATAATAGGCCTAGCGTGAACGATTATGGAGCGGCGGAGTCTGCTAGGGTTTTGTTCGAGAGGTTGTTCGACCCGACGCAGAGCCGGTTCAGCGGAGAGGAACCGGATCTTCGGATTCTGGAATCGGATCTCGAGGCGGCGCTGGCGGCGCTGAAGAAGAAGGAGGATCACTTGATGGAAGCGGAGAGGACGGTGTTGTTGGAGAATAGTAAGTTGAAGCACACGAAGGAGGAGTTGGAGCGGCAAGAGAGTGAGATTGAGGCTGCTAAGGTTAGGTATGAGAAGCTCCGGGAGGAGATGAAAGAGACTACTGATAAATTGGTTGCTCAGGCGAGCCAGGTTGAGGAGCTGAAGCTTAAGGTTAGGGATAGGGATCACGAGATTGATGCGGTCCAGTATGGTTTGAGGTTGAAAGAGGAAGAAGTGGAGAAAATGAGGGTTGAACTGGAGGTGAAGAGTCAGGAGGCTGCGGTTCTTGACTCTGAGCTTAGAGAGAAAGGGAAGCTTCTGGATGAGGCTAATGAGATTATGAATAAACAGAGGGTTGAACTTGAGGAGCTGAAGAAGGCGGTTGGAGAGAAGGAGGAGGAGATTGAGGTCTTTCTGGTTCAGAGGGAGGTTGAGAGGGAGAAGCTGAAGGTAGCTGAGGCCAATTTAGAGAAGCAGGCAATGGATTGGCTGTTGGCGCAGGAGGAGCTTAAGAGGCTGGGAGAGGATGCTGCGAGGCATGCTGAGGAGAGTAATCAAACTTTGGAAGATTTCAGAAGGGTGAAGAAGCTTCTGAATGATGTGAGGTCTGAATTGGTTTCTTCTCAGCAAGCATTGGCATCTTCTAGAAGCAAAATGGAAGAGCAAGAGAGGTTGTTGGAACAGCAGCTGTTTGAGCTTTCGGAGCAGAGGGCAAGTGTTATGTCATACATGGAAAATCTAAAGGATGCACAGACAGAAGTGGAGAGTGAAAGAACAAAACTCAGGGTTGCTGAGGTTAGGAACAAAGAGCTTGAACGAGATCTGAAGATGGAAAAGGAGCTTATTAATGAGTTAGAGGCGGAGTTGAAGAAAGAGAGAACTTCTTTAGCACAGGCAGTCACTGAAATGGATTTGCTTCAGCAGGAACTGGGGAAAAAAAGTGCTGAATTTAGAGAAACAAGTGCCGTTCTTCAGGTCAAAGAATCAGAGCTCGTTGATGCTAAACTAGAAATCCAGCGTTTGAAATCTGAGAAAGCTTCCCTTCAGGGTATTTTGGAGGAGAAAGACGTGGAGCTTTCCAATGCTAGGAACATGATGGTGGAAGCTaatcaggaaatctctgatctTAAGATGCTAATGAACAGCAAAGAAACCCAGCTTATTGAAGCAACCAATATGCTAAGGGAGAAAGAAGAGCATGTGAAGATAATCCAGAGCGAGTTGAATGATACAAATCAGAAGGCTTTCGAAGCTGAAACAGTGATTGAAAGAATTTTAGATCTTACAAACAAACTGGTTACTTCGATTAAGGATGAAGACACGAACTCATCGAGACCACTGCTAGATGGAATGGGTAATCAACTACTTGAGCAACTATCGGAGGAACCTGCTATTGGAATGAGATGGCAACAAAAAGGACTTGAGAAAGAGCTTGAGTTGGCCAaggaaaacttaaaaaaaaaagagatggaGGTTCTTGCTGCACAGAGAGCTCTAACAATAAAAGATGAGGAGCTGAAAATGACTCTTTTGAGATTGGATGCAAAAGAGGAAGAGTTGAAAAAAGTAAGGGAAGAGGTGACAGAAGATTCCAATGATCTTAAAAGGCTGTATGCTTTGGCACAGGAGAAAATTGGTGAGGTAAGTTTAGGAGATTTGGCAATTGAGAAACTTCAGCTTGAGGCAGCTCAGCTTGAAGTTGAAGCTGCCACCAATGCACTGCAAAAGCTTGCCGAAATGAGTAAGGCAATCCTGAGTGTTGAAGCTGATAACTGTATCAGTGTTGTGCCAATTTATGACAAAGCCTCCAATTCGGTCACAGATATCAGTAAATCTGACTGTTTCTCTGAGGTGAAAGCAGGAGTGGCTCGACTCTCAGCTTTGTCTGAGCAGCTTGTGATGGAGGCAGGTATTGCTGCTGCAAACTAA